A window from Spirochaetota bacterium encodes these proteins:
- a CDS encoding TIM-barrel domain-containing protein, which translates to MNTDLSSIKIENGNALIVNAVSESIFRVRISADGKFRDSGLSRYGILKTDWPECTCDTRKKTGTIELQTAKATLAVSLADGSVTLKNEKGIVLDQKDAPVSDRESGSRLAFRLDATERLFGLGDENRECVSKRGHKARMVVTNVATYEPMPFVMSTRGWGLFLNTTWYHYADLGATDRNTAVFSSEKGTLDYFLFVGDSLRELLSVYTEIAGRPALLPKWGYGMTFVCDEREFRARDMLYEAYEFRRHEVPCDVIGLEPGWMEKHYDFSVDKKWSDDRFHIPVWLKDRNFGKFTDALRNMGFKMSLWLCCDYDLSEYEEMLIKGKDTPTSGPTADESVSMEDNLIKDPHFVPRYMDDVTKRGEPWFKHLEKFVDDGASAFKLDGANSVCFHPDRKWMNGMEDAEMHNLYPVLYVKQMADGYQA; encoded by the coding sequence ATGAATACCGATCTTTCCTCCATTAAAATCGAAAATGGTAATGCTCTCATTGTCAATGCAGTGTCCGAATCGATATTCCGTGTGCGGATAAGCGCTGATGGAAAATTCCGCGACAGCGGACTTTCCCGGTACGGAATTCTTAAGACGGATTGGCCGGAATGTACATGCGATACTCGTAAAAAAACGGGGACGATAGAGCTTCAGACCGCAAAGGCAACGCTTGCCGTGTCGCTTGCGGACGGGAGTGTCACGCTCAAAAACGAAAAGGGCATCGTACTTGACCAGAAGGACGCGCCTGTTTCAGATCGTGAAAGCGGATCTCGATTGGCATTCAGGCTGGATGCGACCGAGCGTTTGTTCGGATTGGGTGATGAGAATCGAGAGTGTGTGTCCAAGCGCGGGCATAAGGCGAGAATGGTGGTGACGAACGTTGCTACCTATGAGCCGATGCCGTTCGTGATGAGCACGCGCGGCTGGGGCCTTTTCCTCAACACGACGTGGTATCATTATGCCGATCTCGGCGCGACCGACAGGAATACCGCAGTGTTCAGCTCCGAAAAAGGGACACTGGACTATTTTTTATTTGTCGGCGACAGCCTTCGGGAACTTCTGTCCGTCTACACTGAGATCGCCGGGCGGCCGGCGCTTCTGCCGAAATGGGGCTACGGAATGACGTTCGTCTGCGACGAGCGCGAGTTCAGGGCGCGGGACATGCTCTATGAAGCGTATGAATTCCGGCGGCATGAGGTCCCCTGCGATGTGATCGGCCTTGAACCGGGCTGGATGGAAAAGCATTATGATTTCTCGGTAGATAAAAAATGGAGCGATGATCGTTTCCATATACCGGTGTGGCTCAAGGACCGCAACTTCGGAAAATTCACCGATGCGCTCAGGAATATGGGCTTTAAGATGAGCCTCTGGCTTTGCTGTGATTATGATCTCAGTGAATATGAGGAAATGCTGATAAAAGGAAAAGATACGCCGACATCCGGACCAACAGCGGACGAGTCAGTCAGCATGGAGGATAATCTCATTAAAGATCCGCACTTCGTCCCCCGATACATGGATGATGTAACGAAACGCGGGGAGCCGTGGTTCAAACATCTTGAGAAATTCGTGGACGACGGTGCATCGGCGTTCAAGCTGGACGGCGCGAACAGCGTGTGCTTCCACCCGGACAGGAAATGGATGAACGGCATGGAGGATGCGGAAATGCACAACCTCTATCCGGTGCTCTACGTAAAGCAGATGGCCGATGGATATCAGGC
- a CDS encoding LacI family DNA-binding transcriptional regulator, translating to MIKEIAKRANVSVSTVRRALNDFPDIGADTKARIRTLANELGYRPNALAAAMITGKTNLIGVIVPELSNSFFPEIIDGLETAAHAAGYHILIAKHDMRDAKLAELIGLYNQYQVEGLCVVPAGCVAAETVLKEMERFDRPLICFDEHMSLADNGELPWVGIDDERAGYDAGKYLIDQGMKKIAFAGYDEKNGCSVLRCKGLTRAITDVKLTQPQVFSSAITEDGGRACAAHIIAERPDAVLCINDQVAAGVELSLIESGVKIPDAISIMGFGNLALGRMLAVPLTTVDQSTRQLGERIMSLMLASIAGGTIDEKTYLPAKIIERSSVTRRTEAG from the coding sequence ATGATAAAGGAAATCGCAAAACGCGCGAACGTATCCGTCAGTACGGTGCGCCGCGCGCTCAATGACTTCCCGGACATCGGTGCGGACACGAAAGCGCGCATACGCACGCTTGCTAACGAGCTTGGCTATCGCCCCAACGCGCTTGCCGCCGCGATGATAACGGGAAAGACAAATCTCATCGGCGTCATCGTACCTGAACTGTCCAACAGCTTTTTCCCGGAGATAATTGACGGACTTGAAACGGCAGCGCATGCGGCGGGATATCATATACTCATCGCGAAGCACGATATGCGCGATGCCAAGCTTGCCGAACTCATCGGGTTATACAATCAATATCAGGTGGAAGGCCTCTGCGTGGTGCCTGCCGGGTGTGTCGCCGCCGAAACTGTGCTTAAGGAAATGGAAAGATTCGATCGTCCCTTGATATGCTTTGACGAACACATGTCCCTTGCGGATAACGGCGAATTACCGTGGGTCGGTATCGATGACGAACGCGCGGGATACGATGCGGGGAAGTATCTCATCGATCAAGGGATGAAAAAGATAGCGTTCGCCGGGTACGACGAGAAGAACGGCTGCTCCGTGCTCCGCTGTAAAGGGCTTACTCGCGCGATCACTGATGTGAAGCTGACGCAGCCGCAGGTGTTCTCATCCGCGATCACTGAGGATGGCGGGCGTGCATGTGCCGCGCATATCATCGCGGAACGTCCCGATGCCGTCCTCTGCATCAATGATCAGGTCGCCGCAGGCGTAGAGCTCTCGCTCATTGAAAGCGGCGTGAAGATACCCGATGCTATATCCATCATGGGCTTTGGAAATCTCGCGCTTGGGCGCATGCTTGCCGTGCCTCTCACTACCGTCGATCAATCGACACGCCAGCTTGGGGAACGCATCATGTCGCTCATGCTTGCGAGCATTGCGGGCGGAACCATCGATGAGAAGACATATCTCCCGGCAAAGATCATCGAGCGGTCTTCGGTAACACGCAGGACCGAGGCTGGTTGA
- a CDS encoding DUF4838 domain-containing protein, with amino-acid sequence MKSLRSIVLMIGFGSLAVSSIDGQTKIAVEPYQKPDESSYDRSQLSGIRDYAAFQQGKNVIVLAENGSTRYVIHVDAKATPAEQYAANTLADYLKQITKAEFRVVKVRPANTPVIAVGPDAAMHVFPSIPDFETLGHDGIALRTEGADLLLTGAPTSRRGTVYAVITFLENIGCRWWTDTESFVPQRSKLTIPFYKLKYRPALDMRDVHSYFMNNFAVYNKLNGNEYKIPEDRGGRVEYKGPFFVHTFGQIVSCKEYAATHPQWFAEVNGKRQFGKWDGKSAGHVDNSQLCMSTNHTDLIELIISKVRGYLKDAPPDSIVSLSQNDGDGSGKCECVDCAAVEKEEGSPSGPILRFVNIIAADIEKDFPQAKIDTLAYQYSEKPPAITKPRANVVVRLCAWNRTINLAPYDSKVNERFGSAIIGWSKIAPAIHIWDYTTDFWNYSKQFPSIFATCYNMRLFARNGVKSVLLQSSFNTRAGDMTDLKHWIYAKILWDQQLDEKALIKEFISGYYAEGAPYVQRYIDILYACDPLGDEYIKAAFLDKAYALYTAGRMAVKNDAQSLKRFELAFMPVLNAVMVNWPVLRQECEGKPWPFPEKAAALADEYIRICSENNVVKANEAGETTKQWGEKYRAGLRVGKPGESLTAKRVGKPAEEFKHIAAADKREIQDDLFRLHQPGKSSFIVNDEKASDGYAVSMPSTHTEWAVQVPLAIMPPKEGASGKWKIYAEIKIKKTGDAGSAFEAGVYDTYTKKYPAKVTLNVQDVKGADYHSYLIGSMIFDAGVFIYIAPTKNPENVKEVIVDRIMLIRDE; translated from the coding sequence ATGAAATCATTACGAAGTATCGTGCTGATGATCGGTTTCGGAAGTCTTGCCGTATCCAGTATCGACGGACAGACGAAGATCGCAGTGGAGCCGTACCAGAAACCCGATGAAAGCAGCTACGACCGCTCACAGTTATCCGGGATAAGGGACTATGCCGCATTTCAGCAGGGGAAGAACGTTATCGTCCTTGCGGAGAACGGTTCGACACGATACGTTATCCATGTCGATGCCAAAGCGACGCCGGCGGAACAGTATGCTGCGAACACGCTCGCCGACTATCTGAAACAGATAACGAAGGCGGAGTTCAGGGTCGTGAAAGTCCGGCCCGCGAATACGCCGGTCATCGCCGTCGGTCCGGATGCGGCGATGCATGTGTTCCCGTCGATACCCGACTTTGAAACGCTCGGTCATGACGGCATTGCACTGCGTACCGAGGGTGCGGACCTTCTCCTTACCGGCGCCCCGACATCGCGGCGCGGAACGGTGTATGCGGTCATTACATTCCTTGAGAACATCGGCTGCCGCTGGTGGACTGATACCGAATCGTTCGTGCCGCAGAGATCCAAACTAACTATTCCATTCTACAAACTCAAATATCGCCCGGCACTGGATATGCGCGATGTTCATTCATATTTCATGAACAATTTTGCCGTATATAACAAGCTCAACGGCAATGAATACAAGATCCCCGAGGATCGCGGCGGCAGGGTCGAGTACAAGGGGCCATTTTTCGTTCACACGTTCGGCCAGATCGTTTCCTGCAAGGAATATGCGGCGACACATCCGCAATGGTTCGCCGAGGTGAACGGCAAGCGTCAATTCGGAAAATGGGATGGGAAGAGCGCCGGTCATGTCGATAACAGTCAGCTCTGCATGAGCACGAATCACACCGATCTCATCGAGCTTATCATCAGCAAAGTGAGAGGATACTTGAAGGATGCTCCGCCGGATTCCATCGTGAGCCTTTCGCAGAACGATGGTGACGGTTCGGGAAAATGCGAATGTGTCGACTGTGCTGCTGTTGAAAAGGAGGAGGGAAGTCCGTCTGGGCCGATACTGCGATTCGTGAACATCATCGCTGCTGACATAGAAAAAGACTTCCCACAGGCGAAGATCGATACGCTTGCATATCAGTACAGCGAAAAACCGCCAGCGATAACCAAACCGCGCGCGAACGTGGTCGTGCGGTTGTGCGCGTGGAACAGGACGATCAATCTTGCGCCGTATGATTCGAAAGTGAACGAGCGTTTCGGGAGTGCGATCATTGGTTGGAGCAAGATAGCCCCGGCGATACATATCTGGGATTATACGACCGATTTTTGGAATTACAGCAAACAATTCCCGAGCATCTTCGCGACGTGTTACAATATGCGTCTGTTCGCCAGGAACGGAGTGAAGTCCGTATTGCTGCAGAGCAGCTTTAATACGCGCGCCGGGGATATGACCGATCTGAAACACTGGATATATGCAAAAATACTCTGGGACCAGCAGCTCGACGAGAAAGCGCTGATAAAGGAATTCATCAGCGGCTATTACGCAGAAGGCGCGCCGTATGTACAACGGTATATCGATATCCTGTATGCATGCGATCCTCTCGGTGATGAATACATCAAGGCCGCTTTCTTGGACAAAGCGTACGCGCTCTATACCGCGGGAAGAATGGCGGTGAAGAACGATGCACAATCACTCAAGCGATTTGAGCTGGCCTTCATGCCGGTGCTGAACGCCGTCATGGTGAACTGGCCTGTGCTCAGACAGGAATGCGAGGGAAAACCCTGGCCGTTCCCGGAAAAAGCAGCCGCTCTCGCGGATGAGTATATACGCATCTGCAGCGAGAATAATGTTGTGAAAGCCAATGAAGCGGGTGAGACCACAAAACAGTGGGGGGAGAAATACCGCGCCGGTCTTCGTGTCGGCAAACCGGGAGAGTCTCTAACAGCGAAAAGAGTGGGAAAACCGGCCGAAGAGTTCAAGCATATCGCTGCGGCGGACAAACGCGAGATACAGGATGACTTGTTCCGGCTGCATCAACCAGGAAAATCTTCTTTTATAGTGAACGATGAGAAGGCATCGGATGGATATGCGGTATCGATGCCTTCAACGCATACAGAATGGGCTGTGCAGGTGCCGCTCGCGATAATGCCTCCGAAGGAAGGGGCTTCCGGCAAGTGGAAGATATATGCTGAGATAAAGATAAAAAAGACGGGCGATGCCGGTTCTGCGTTCGAAGCCGGCGTCTATGACACGTATACGAAGAAGTACCCGGCGAAGGTCACGCTGAACGTTCAGGACGTAAAGGGTGCGGACTATCATTCCTATCTCATCGGATCGATGATCTTCGACGCAGGGGTGTTCATCTATATCGCGCCGACGAAGAACCCGGAGAATGTGAAAGAAGTGATCGTCGACAGGATAATGCTTATTCGCGATGAGTGA
- a CDS encoding AraC family transcriptional regulator, giving the protein MKTEKTKTHPVRYSSDSFFASKRRFHIVRNSADDNRPWMVHDFFAMVYILEGSGTYKTSKRQKSVKKGDVYFLNAGEPHRWLVKSGVRNITFYFKRSFVTGILSALPFKPFLKDACLLDFAEGRQNGFFSIPLLAGQSLEVRSIFESMLSEYDEQSDCYEISIQALFTRLLIVLHRFHARKIARIDNEYGREKQAIISALEFIQSNYTRDLTLQEIAVPPLRPEYFSRLFKKHTGYRVIEYLNEMRILKACDLLEHSDKIVIEIARAVGYQNITFFNRMFKKLMHTTPKGYRSAKMRMKKVS; this is encoded by the coding sequence ATGAAAACGGAAAAAACGAAAACTCATCCGGTCCGGTACAGCAGCGACAGTTTTTTCGCATCGAAGCGCCGTTTCCATATCGTTCGGAACAGCGCCGATGACAACCGTCCCTGGATGGTCCATGACTTTTTCGCGATGGTGTATATCCTCGAGGGATCGGGCACGTACAAGACATCGAAGCGGCAGAAGTCGGTAAAGAAAGGCGATGTATACTTCCTGAACGCCGGTGAACCGCATCGGTGGCTCGTGAAAAGCGGCGTCAGGAACATCACGTTCTACTTCAAACGATCGTTCGTGACGGGAATATTATCTGCGCTTCCGTTCAAGCCGTTCCTGAAGGACGCATGTCTTCTGGATTTCGCCGAAGGCAGACAAAACGGATTTTTCTCCATACCGCTTCTTGCCGGGCAGTCACTTGAGGTCAGATCGATATTTGAATCCATGCTGTCCGAATATGACGAACAGTCCGACTGTTACGAAATAAGCATACAAGCGCTCTTTACCCGTCTGCTCATAGTGCTCCATCGCTTCCATGCGCGGAAAATCGCGCGCATCGATAATGAATACGGCCGGGAAAAACAGGCGATCATTTCGGCATTGGAATTCATTCAAAGCAACTACACGCGCGACCTCACATTGCAGGAGATAGCAGTACCGCCGCTGCGTCCGGAATATTTCTCGCGTCTTTTCAAAAAGCATACCGGCTATCGTGTCATCGAATACCTCAATGAGATGCGCATCCTCAAAGCATGCGACCTTCTGGAGCACTCGGACAAAATAGTTATCGAGATAGCGCGGGCCGTGGGTTACCAGAACATCACATTCTTCAATAGAATGTTCAAGAAGCTCATGCACACCACGCCGAAGGGGTATCGGTCGGCGAAAATGCGTATGAAAAAAGTGTCATAA
- a CDS encoding DUF6259 domain-containing protein gives MKQIIASLCFAAVALGGESDRMSITVDAVSSSEPLPVIVTIDISDIRDALGIRNEIRTETVAAAWVDTSGKTSVPVQFSPVGSERGILALMPPSGSIAGKFSIDLVSQAAAMQFTGTPVRVTAGDGTIVVENEFFIVTHTARMGGMPTEISFPKSGKRLTNFQINDRVFQKEKGGVYWLRCDKDAAVQMIAQGPIVAIIETSAQYMNERGVAAPGGPRAKYRFTYCANSPYIRVSSQVGGNSSGPWKEIHFMEINVADDSVSEWQGGGMVERKKLLADKKVNMTSRWAGLITDSNVIALKGSRQIMYDGRGGYGTYIKDGGITMWSGGDLSYDTILYIGATDDAAFSRIDTSVVAPPSARISLDSIDEKIQGCLRVAEKDGQRGWVLSLVRAQAAVGDYRGAIDTLSKIQAIDAKRAPLRSLPWFSVSSDDIVLIDDGKIGIGIRKTNGTASIVSIFDLLAQRELLSRPTPIWALQCTAGKETRSLDAMSPAVRCAVAATPEKKGLVLTWTYDQWPLTVRSEITPSDGKLLLGLSVQGVADAVLSEVVFPRWSFRALDGADDDVLALPQRSGTLSRSPSIQPVSFGVTHSYPTGEINMAFAALYDAKSGIYFAAEDPKGSFKYFEVQTGNGEIRHSVRWTIGGMSAGNSFAMPGKAALAVFTGDWFDAARMYRSWVRREAQWMPPMNENGRADTPQWFKDISIWALGNTSDTLASNTARMAEYAQVPAAIHWYSWHNAPFDNDYPNYFPPKPLFTAGLARLHASKVRVMPYINGRLWDTRDKESEDFSFTSKGLAGAAKDATNGIYAESYSSKEKDGSPVRLAVMCPASKIWQDTMYNTVKKLVDEVGVDGVYMDQIAAARPVHCFDASHGHPVGGGSWWTEQGYWPLIKRIRDELAPKGGILTSEDNAEVYAKCFDGALGWAFQKENAIPLFAAVYAGAVEVFGRAYYGKDVNGHFAKAGQSLVFGEQIGWLDPKIVLENEAGPFIAMAARIRYKYREYFSAGEMQHPPVITSPIPTMTADWGWQKQPPVTADALMTGAWKSKQGSLILFVNVSPNAVTAVYPFSAARYGMQKKELELIVTENESGTKREKIPANVTRTFTVPPRSVTVWEVR, from the coding sequence ATGAAACAGATCATCGCTTCATTATGCTTTGCCGCCGTCGCCCTCGGGGGAGAATCCGACCGCATGAGCATCACTGTCGATGCGGTCTCAAGCAGTGAGCCGCTCCCGGTCATTGTCACTATAGATATTTCCGACATACGGGATGCATTGGGGATACGCAACGAGATAAGAACGGAGACTGTCGCCGCTGCGTGGGTCGATACTTCCGGGAAGACAAGTGTTCCCGTGCAGTTCAGTCCCGTCGGTTCAGAGCGCGGGATACTTGCGCTCATGCCGCCGAGCGGCAGCATTGCAGGGAAGTTCTCGATCGATCTCGTGAGCCAGGCTGCGGCGATGCAGTTCACGGGTACGCCGGTCCGCGTCACCGCGGGCGACGGGACAATTGTTGTCGAAAATGAATTCTTCATCGTCACCCATACTGCACGCATGGGCGGCATGCCCACGGAAATATCCTTCCCGAAGAGCGGGAAGAGACTGACGAATTTCCAGATCAATGACCGTGTGTTCCAGAAAGAAAAGGGCGGCGTCTACTGGCTGCGCTGTGACAAGGACGCGGCAGTGCAGATGATAGCACAGGGACCCATCGTTGCCATCATCGAAACATCGGCGCAGTATATGAATGAACGGGGCGTTGCCGCACCGGGCGGCCCCCGCGCGAAATACCGCTTCACCTACTGTGCGAACTCGCCCTATATACGCGTGTCCTCGCAGGTGGGCGGCAATTCGTCGGGGCCATGGAAAGAGATACATTTCATGGAGATCAATGTCGCCGATGACAGTGTTTCCGAATGGCAGGGCGGCGGGATGGTGGAACGGAAAAAACTGCTTGCGGATAAAAAGGTGAACATGACGAGCCGCTGGGCCGGTCTTATCACGGACAGCAATGTCATTGCGCTCAAAGGGAGCAGGCAGATCATGTACGACGGACGCGGCGGCTACGGGACATACATCAAGGACGGCGGCATTACTATGTGGAGCGGCGGCGATCTGTCCTATGATACGATCCTCTATATCGGCGCGACCGATGATGCGGCTTTCTCCCGCATTGATACCTCGGTAGTCGCACCGCCCTCGGCGCGGATATCGCTTGACAGCATCGATGAAAAGATACAAGGATGTTTGCGCGTCGCGGAAAAAGACGGGCAGCGCGGATGGGTGCTTTCGCTTGTACGCGCACAGGCCGCTGTCGGCGATTATCGCGGCGCTATCGACACGCTATCGAAGATACAGGCTATCGATGCGAAGCGCGCGCCCCTTCGATCGCTGCCATGGTTCTCCGTTTCGTCAGACGACATCGTCCTTATCGATGACGGGAAGATCGGTATCGGTATCCGTAAAACGAACGGCACGGCAAGCATTGTAAGCATATTCGATCTTCTCGCGCAGCGCGAACTGCTTTCGCGGCCGACGCCGATATGGGCGCTGCAATGCACCGCCGGCAAGGAGACCCGTTCTCTGGATGCAATGTCACCTGCGGTACGCTGCGCTGTCGCGGCAACGCCCGAAAAAAAAGGACTTGTGCTGACCTGGACGTACGATCAATGGCCGCTTACGGTACGATCCGAAATAACACCTTCCGACGGAAAGTTGCTGCTCGGGCTTTCGGTGCAGGGTGTTGCGGATGCGGTGCTTTCGGAGGTCGTGTTCCCGCGTTGGAGTTTCCGCGCGCTTGACGGCGCCGATGACGATGTGCTCGCGCTCCCGCAGCGGTCAGGCACGCTCTCCCGTTCACCGTCGATACAGCCCGTGTCGTTCGGTGTAACACATTCCTACCCCACCGGCGAGATAAATATGGCCTTCGCAGCGCTCTATGATGCGAAAAGCGGCATCTATTTTGCAGCCGAGGACCCGAAGGGTTCGTTCAAATATTTTGAGGTGCAGACCGGGAATGGAGAGATACGTCATTCCGTGCGATGGACCATCGGCGGCATGTCGGCAGGCAACAGCTTTGCCATGCCCGGCAAGGCGGCGCTCGCCGTTTTTACCGGCGACTGGTTCGACGCCGCGCGGATGTACAGATCCTGGGTGCGGCGCGAAGCGCAGTGGATGCCCCCCATGAATGAGAATGGACGCGCCGATACACCGCAATGGTTCAAGGATATCAGCATATGGGCGCTCGGAAACACATCGGATACGCTCGCCTCGAACACCGCACGCATGGCGGAATACGCACAAGTACCCGCAGCGATACATTGGTACAGCTGGCATAACGCTCCGTTCGACAATGATTATCCGAACTATTTTCCGCCGAAGCCTCTGTTTACCGCAGGGCTTGCGCGATTGCATGCGTCGAAAGTACGTGTGATGCCCTACATCAACGGACGCCTGTGGGATACACGGGATAAGGAATCAGAGGACTTTTCTTTCACGTCGAAGGGATTGGCGGGCGCGGCGAAAGATGCTACGAACGGCATCTACGCTGAATCGTACAGCTCCAAGGAAAAGGACGGAAGTCCTGTGCGCCTCGCCGTGATGTGTCCCGCATCGAAGATATGGCAGGATACGATGTACAATACCGTGAAAAAACTCGTGGACGAGGTGGGCGTTGACGGCGTTTATATGGACCAGATAGCAGCAGCCCGGCCGGTACACTGCTTCGATGCATCACACGGCCATCCCGTCGGCGGAGGTTCATGGTGGACAGAGCAGGGCTATTGGCCGCTCATAAAACGTATCCGTGATGAGTTAGCGCCGAAGGGCGGCATACTGACATCGGAAGACAATGCGGAAGTGTATGCAAAATGCTTCGACGGCGCCCTCGGGTGGGCGTTCCAAAAAGAGAATGCGATACCCCTCTTCGCTGCGGTCTATGCGGGCGCGGTAGAGGTTTTCGGGCGCGCCTATTACGGCAAGGATGTGAACGGGCATTTCGCAAAAGCGGGACAGTCCCTCGTGTTCGGCGAACAGATCGGCTGGCTCGATCCGAAGATAGTGCTTGAGAACGAAGCGGGGCCGTTCATCGCCATGGCGGCGCGCATCCGTTATAAATATCGGGAATATTTCAGCGCAGGAGAGATGCAGCATCCCCCCGTGATCACATCACCCATACCGACGATGACCGCCGACTGGGGCTGGCAGAAGCAGCCGCCGGTGACCGCTGATGCGCTTATGACCGGTGCATGGAAGTCAAAGCAGGGATCGCTCATTCTGTTCGTCAATGTCTCGCCGAATGCTGTCACGGCGGTTTATCCGTTCTCAGCCGCACGCTATGGCATGCAGAAAAAAGAGCTCGAACTTATCGTAACGGAGAACGAGTCGGGCACAAAGAGAGAAAAGATCCCGGCGAATGTGACGCGAACGTTCACTGTGCCGCCGCGTTCGGTTACTGTGTGGGAGGTGCGATGA